The following coding sequences lie in one Candidatus Neptunochlamydia sp. REUL1 genomic window:
- a CDS encoding transposase gives MKKFDEEFKANAVRLVREERMKIKDVAHDLGIGKSTLSYWLGLNRKGELIKTASQKKEDEDMRKLRKENRILKEERDILKKAMGIFSSMSKADTEL, from the coding sequence ATGAAGAAATTTGACGAAGAATTCAAAGCCAATGCAGTTCGTTTAGTCAGAGAAGAAAGGATGAAAATCAAAGACGTGGCACATGATTTAGGAATTGGTAAATCAACGCTTAGCTACTGGTTAGGACTCAATCGAAAGGGAGAGCTTATCAAAACGGCAAGTCAAAAAAAAGAAGATGAAGATATGAGAAAACTCAGAAAAGAGAATCGCATCTTAAAAGAGGAAAGAGACATCCTAAAAAAAGCCATGGGCATCTTCTCATCAATGTCAAAAGCAGATACAGAATTATGA